One Streptomyces sp. NBC_00554 DNA segment encodes these proteins:
- a CDS encoding helix-turn-helix domain-containing protein, with product MTNISVLDPSASPLDYYGFELRRHREAAGLTQKEFGDVVNYTGSLVGQIETARKLPTDVFSERADAALGTGGLLSRLVGLVLRSQLPAWFQQVAELEARAIEICTFQTHMVHGLLQTGAYARAVLGALDSSRLDDRTAVRLARQRIFDKAEPPVLWAVISEAALYQEMGGPETMRGQLARLLDFEENPRVNIQVLPYSAGAHSGLQGSYTLFRFASDPDIVYTEGYGTGHPTANPDTVKDCSLRYDHLQAAALSLRDSAGLIRHVMEERYGEQRDSDRDSVA from the coding sequence GTGACCAACATCAGCGTCCTCGATCCGAGCGCGTCGCCGCTCGATTACTACGGTTTCGAGCTGCGGCGGCATCGAGAGGCCGCCGGGCTCACGCAGAAGGAGTTCGGAGACGTCGTCAACTACACCGGGTCGCTGGTGGGACAGATCGAGACGGCTCGGAAGCTGCCGACGGATGTGTTCAGCGAGCGGGCGGATGCGGCGTTGGGGACCGGGGGGTTGTTGTCGCGGCTGGTGGGGCTGGTGTTGAGGAGTCAGCTTCCGGCTTGGTTCCAGCAGGTGGCGGAGCTTGAGGCGCGGGCGATCGAGATCTGTACCTTCCAGACGCACATGGTGCACGGCCTGTTGCAGACCGGGGCGTACGCGCGTGCCGTGCTCGGCGCTCTGGACTCCAGCAGGCTCGACGACCGGACCGCCGTACGGCTGGCGCGTCAGCGCATCTTCGACAAGGCCGAGCCGCCGGTGCTCTGGGCGGTCATCAGCGAGGCCGCGCTCTACCAGGAGATGGGCGGTCCGGAAACCATGCGGGGCCAACTGGCCCGGCTGTTGGACTTCGAGGAGAACCCCCGAGTCAACATCCAGGTGTTGCCGTACTCCGCTGGGGCTCATTCCGGGCTACAGGGTTCCTACACCCTCTTCCGCTTCGCGAGTGACCCGGACATCGTCTACACCGAGGGCTACGGGACGGGGCATCCGACCGCCAACCCGGACACTGTCAAGGACTGTTCACTCCGTTACGATCATCTTCAGGCCGCCGCTCTCTCCCTCAGGGATTCGGCGGGGCTGATCCGGCACGTAATGGAGGAACGCTATGGGGAGCAACGCGATTCCGACCGGGACTCAGTGGCGTAA
- a CDS encoding LamG-like jellyroll fold domain-containing protein: MRDVAVLVTSMAVLVGIPAGVTSIAPAAHANSLSADSAGSPKNLSEGEKAAEKAVETGERVEIAGERTEYTTTYANPDGLTFSLSQSTVPVRVQQKDGSWAEPDATLVRRADGTVGPKAAVADVSFSGGGDGADLVAVEESGRSLTVGWPGELPEPTLEGASAVYAEVLPGVDLRLTATTEGYREVLVVKTPEAAAHEDLTKLDFPVETEGLTLRGGTGGGLDAVDENGNAVFRTPAARQWDSAGDAATSTASEASGVSGASTMSLAAAEDEPVQDGDGESAPDPAEGPGDGDASAVLPVTADTDSITVVPDAGLLTGDDTVYPLYIDPDVSWSESERTLLSSDGDTFYNFSGGSDGEGVGYCGTYVTGGVGYYCGSGYKQRMYFEFAPTALRGKRVLDATFRVTERWSMSCEKTTVQLVRTPNISSATRWPGPTTSWDIMGDRTVSAGRGTACDPDQPDAPIEFNDDPAQSYENLTNTVKAFAAGGFSRLTLMLKAYNESDPNGWKRFDDDAVLDVTYVGVPAPPTSPGVLSGEISSCETDAADPDVLSDPTPTLTGVVQTLAGGENDANLRAHFYVQKKNGTAWDLVTEPVRPVSPGYVNDNQKVSVSSPITLTDGGTYRMAVFTRSYYNSGNSYLQSSSTVTTKGWCYFKVDTTAPKAPLITFGSPYSLCTANACEPAGGPGVKGKFIFNPAAGDAATVVAYRYKLSSSKTWSAAIPGTTAVTKEIPPELAGTQVLQVRALDNVGSGRWGAIASVRFNVQESQGATGRWQFNDSAVGSGETVASDSATTAGTRHPATLYTTGSGWSSLGRRGSSDRSLWLNDVVDPTRHEGYAATSAAAVNTQSSYTVSAWAYLTENTDYRTVMSQTGSDSSGFSLYYSSGVKKWIFRFNWTDSSGTRQYVAAGADVAGVPLRVWTHVAGVYDADAKTIQLYVNGRPQGTPVTVPAGGEKQTPDGALQFGRASYVSGTYVQYWRGRIDEAAVFQEALQPGDVAKEARLLDSTDTATATELVGAWNPDGASVTATTLADTLTGYTERTLTLSGGASMDGEAIVLDGTNDAATVTGPVVDDTGSFTVTTEVELDQATLNTKGTGYIGQVLGQRTADGSAWGLWYEQTGTETRFDDDDNPYEVPVGFWRFGRLAADGTFTAADSDEAAVVGSRVRLTGVYDAQAGTVALYLDSTQNDTDTPYTAVVGSGEFAAGKAYVGSAWGHYLPGRISDIRIWVGAAADGTQVDTMTG, translated from the coding sequence TTGCGTGATGTCGCGGTCCTCGTGACGTCCATGGCCGTACTGGTCGGGATTCCGGCCGGTGTCACGTCGATCGCCCCGGCGGCGCACGCGAATTCACTCTCCGCCGATTCCGCTGGTTCTCCGAAAAACCTCTCCGAGGGTGAAAAGGCCGCCGAGAAAGCGGTCGAGACCGGCGAACGTGTGGAGATCGCGGGAGAACGCACCGAATACACGACGACATACGCGAATCCGGACGGTCTCACCTTTTCCCTCAGCCAGTCCACCGTGCCCGTCCGGGTGCAGCAGAAGGACGGATCGTGGGCCGAACCGGACGCGACCCTCGTGCGGCGGGCGGACGGCACCGTAGGCCCGAAGGCGGCGGTGGCGGACGTGTCCTTCTCCGGCGGGGGCGACGGTGCCGACCTGGTGGCCGTCGAGGAGAGCGGCAGGTCGCTGACGGTCGGCTGGCCGGGCGAGCTGCCCGAACCGACCCTGGAGGGCGCCTCGGCGGTGTACGCGGAGGTGCTGCCCGGAGTGGACCTGCGGCTGACCGCGACCACCGAGGGCTACCGCGAGGTGCTCGTCGTCAAGACGCCCGAGGCGGCGGCCCACGAGGACCTGACGAAGCTGGACTTCCCCGTCGAGACCGAGGGCCTGACCCTGCGCGGCGGGACCGGCGGCGGCCTGGACGCCGTCGACGAGAACGGCAACGCGGTGTTCCGCACGCCCGCAGCTCGGCAGTGGGACTCCGCGGGGGACGCGGCGACGTCCACGGCATCAGAGGCATCTGGGGTATCAGGGGCGTCCACGATGTCGCTGGCCGCCGCCGAGGACGAGCCCGTCCAGGACGGTGACGGCGAGTCCGCCCCCGACCCGGCCGAAGGTCCCGGCGACGGCGACGCATCCGCCGTCCTGCCGGTAACGGCGGACACCGACTCGATCACCGTCGTGCCCGACGCCGGGCTGCTGACCGGCGACGACACCGTCTACCCGCTGTACATCGACCCCGACGTGTCCTGGAGCGAGTCCGAGCGGACGCTGCTGTCCTCGGACGGCGACACCTTCTACAACTTCTCCGGCGGCTCGGACGGCGAGGGTGTCGGCTACTGCGGCACGTACGTCACCGGCGGCGTCGGCTACTACTGCGGCTCGGGCTACAAGCAGCGGATGTACTTCGAGTTCGCGCCGACCGCGCTGCGCGGCAAGCGGGTCCTTGACGCCACGTTCCGGGTGACCGAGCGCTGGTCGATGTCGTGCGAGAAGACGACGGTGCAGCTCGTCCGGACGCCGAACATCTCGTCGGCGACGAGGTGGCCGGGCCCGACCACGAGCTGGGACATCATGGGCGACCGTACGGTCTCGGCCGGCCGTGGAACGGCGTGCGACCCGGACCAGCCGGACGCTCCGATCGAGTTCAACGACGACCCGGCGCAGAGCTACGAGAACCTCACCAACACGGTGAAGGCGTTCGCGGCCGGCGGCTTCTCCCGGCTGACGCTGATGCTGAAGGCGTACAACGAGTCGGACCCCAACGGCTGGAAGCGGTTCGACGACGACGCGGTGCTGGACGTCACCTACGTGGGCGTCCCGGCTCCGCCGACCAGCCCGGGCGTGCTGTCCGGGGAGATCTCCTCCTGCGAGACGGACGCGGCCGATCCCGATGTGCTCTCGGACCCGACGCCCACGCTCACCGGGGTGGTCCAGACCCTGGCCGGCGGTGAGAACGACGCGAACCTGCGTGCGCACTTCTACGTGCAGAAGAAGAACGGCACGGCGTGGGACCTGGTGACCGAGCCGGTGCGGCCGGTCAGCCCCGGGTACGTCAACGACAACCAGAAGGTGTCGGTCAGTTCGCCGATCACACTGACGGACGGCGGGACGTACCGGATGGCGGTGTTCACCCGCTCCTACTACAACAGCGGCAACAGCTATCTGCAGTCCTCCAGCACGGTGACGACCAAGGGCTGGTGCTACTTCAAGGTCGACACGACCGCGCCCAAGGCACCGCTGATCACGTTCGGCAGCCCTTACTCGCTGTGCACGGCGAACGCCTGCGAACCGGCCGGCGGCCCCGGCGTGAAGGGCAAGTTCATCTTCAACCCGGCAGCGGGTGACGCCGCCACGGTCGTCGCGTACCGCTACAAGTTGTCCTCGTCCAAGACCTGGTCGGCCGCGATTCCCGGAACGACAGCCGTGACCAAGGAGATTCCACCGGAACTGGCCGGCACCCAGGTGCTCCAGGTGCGGGCGCTGGACAATGTGGGCAGCGGACGCTGGGGCGCCATCGCGAGCGTGCGGTTCAACGTGCAGGAGAGCCAAGGGGCCACCGGGCGCTGGCAGTTCAACGACAGCGCGGTCGGCTCGGGTGAAACGGTCGCGTCCGACTCCGCGACGACCGCGGGGACGCGCCACCCGGCGACCCTCTACACCACCGGCAGCGGCTGGTCGTCGCTGGGACGACGTGGCTCCTCGGACCGTTCGCTGTGGCTGAACGACGTGGTGGACCCGACCCGGCACGAGGGATACGCCGCGACCTCGGCCGCCGCCGTCAACACGCAGTCCTCGTACACCGTTTCCGCCTGGGCGTACCTGACGGAGAACACCGACTACCGCACCGTCATGTCCCAGACGGGCAGCGACAGTTCGGGCTTCTCCCTCTACTACTCCTCCGGCGTCAAGAAATGGATTTTCCGCTTCAACTGGACCGACAGCAGCGGCACGCGGCAGTACGTCGCCGCCGGCGCGGACGTGGCGGGCGTACCGCTGCGCGTGTGGACCCACGTGGCGGGCGTGTACGACGCCGACGCGAAGACCATCCAGCTGTACGTCAACGGGCGGCCCCAGGGCACCCCGGTGACCGTGCCCGCGGGCGGCGAGAAGCAGACTCCGGACGGGGCCCTGCAGTTCGGCCGCGCGAGCTATGTGTCCGGCACGTACGTGCAGTACTGGCGGGGCCGTATCGACGAGGCCGCCGTCTTCCAGGAGGCGCTGCAGCCGGGCGACGTGGCCAAGGAGGCCAGGCTGCTCGACTCCACCGACACGGCCACGGCCACCGAACTCGTGGGCGCCTGGAACCCGGACGGCGCGAGCGTCACCGCGACCACGCTCGCCGACACCCTGACCGGCTACACGGAGCGCACGCTCACCCTGTCCGGGGGCGCCTCGATGGACGGTGAGGCGATCGTCCTGGACGGCACGAACGACGCGGCCACGGTCACAGGCCCGGTCGTCGACGACACAGGTTCCTTCACGGTCACCACCGAGGTCGAACTCGACCAGGCCACGCTTAACACCAAGGGCACCGGCTACATCGGCCAAGTGCTGGGCCAGCGCACCGCGGACGGCTCGGCCTGGGGCCTCTGGTACGAGCAGACCGGCACCGAGACCCGGTTCGACGACGACGACAACCCCTACGAAGTCCCCGTCGGCTTCTGGCGGTTCGGCCGCCTCGCCGCCGACGGCACCTTCACCGCCGCGGACTCCGACGAGGCAGCGGTGGTCGGCAGCCGGGTGCGGCTGACCGGGGTGTACGACGCGCAGGCCGGCACCGTCGCCCTCTACCTGGACTCGACGCAGAACGACACGGACACCCCGTACACCGCTGTCGTCGGCTCCGGTGAATTCGCGGCCGGCAAGGCGTATGTGGGCAGCGCCTGGGGCCACTACCTGCCCGGCCGGATCTCGGACATCCGGATCTGGGTGGGGGCGGCGGCGGACGGTACTCAGGTGGACACGATGACCGGCTGA
- a CDS encoding steroid 3-ketoacyl-CoA thiolase — protein sequence MVAEPVIVEAVRTPIGKRGGALANLHPAYLLGETYRELLGRTGIQADCVEQIVGGTVTHAGEQSMNPARTAWLTMGLPYETAATTVDCQCGSSQQASHMVANMVAAGVIDVGISCGVEAMSRVPLGSGSKHGPGKPFPDEWNVDLPNQFEAAERIARHRGLTRENVDSLGLISQERAAIAWSEERFKRETFAVQVPTTEEEQRAGQGMWRLVDRDEGLRDTTMEALARLKPVMPTAVHTAGNSSQISDGASAIMWASKRMARALKLRPRARIVAQALVGSDPHFHLDGPIDATRAVLGKAGMSLKDIDIVEINEAFASVVLSWAQVFEQDLEKVNVNGGAIALGHPVGATGARLIATALHELERRDKEFALVTMCAGGGLATGTIIQRL from the coding sequence ATGGTCGCGGAACCCGTCATCGTCGAAGCCGTACGCACCCCCATTGGCAAGCGGGGCGGCGCGCTCGCCAATCTGCACCCCGCCTACCTCCTGGGCGAGACCTACCGTGAACTCCTGGGCCGCACAGGCATCCAGGCCGACTGCGTCGAGCAGATCGTCGGCGGCACGGTGACCCACGCCGGCGAACAGTCCATGAACCCCGCCCGTACCGCCTGGCTCACCATGGGCCTGCCGTACGAGACCGCCGCGACGACCGTCGACTGCCAGTGCGGCTCCTCGCAGCAGGCCTCGCACATGGTCGCCAACATGGTCGCGGCGGGCGTCATCGACGTCGGGATCTCCTGCGGCGTCGAGGCGATGTCGCGGGTGCCGCTGGGGTCCGGATCCAAGCACGGTCCTGGCAAGCCGTTCCCCGACGAGTGGAACGTGGACCTGCCCAACCAGTTCGAGGCGGCGGAACGCATCGCCCGCCATCGCGGACTGACCCGCGAGAACGTCGACTCGCTCGGACTGATCTCGCAGGAGCGCGCCGCCATCGCCTGGTCCGAGGAACGCTTCAAGCGCGAGACCTTCGCCGTGCAGGTGCCCACCACGGAGGAGGAGCAGCGGGCAGGGCAGGGCATGTGGCGGCTCGTCGACCGGGACGAGGGGCTCCGTGACACGACCATGGAGGCGCTGGCCCGGCTGAAGCCGGTCATGCCCACGGCCGTCCACACCGCGGGCAACTCCTCCCAGATCTCCGACGGCGCCTCCGCGATCATGTGGGCGTCCAAACGGATGGCACGCGCGCTGAAGCTGCGCCCGCGGGCGCGGATCGTGGCGCAGGCGCTGGTCGGTTCCGACCCCCACTTCCACCTCGACGGGCCGATCGACGCGACGCGGGCGGTGCTCGGGAAGGCCGGCATGTCGCTGAAGGACATCGACATCGTCGAGATCAACGAGGCTTTCGCGTCCGTGGTGTTGAGCTGGGCGCAGGTCTTCGAGCAGGACCTCGAGAAGGTCAACGTCAACGGCGGCGCGATCGCGCTCGGGCATCCGGTGGGGGCCACGGGGGCGCGGCTGATCGCGACCGCGCTGCATGAACTGGAGCGGCGGGACAAGGAGTTCGCGCTGGTGACGATGTGTGCGGGTGGGGGACTGGCGACCGGGACGATCATTCAGCGGTTGTAG
- a CDS encoding GlxA family transcriptional regulator has translation MTQSTTRAHRIALLAFPGVRAFDVSIITEVWGVDRTDRGVPAFDLRRVAADPAPVAMRGGLAVTPDRTLAWLPRAELIVVPGLDDHVTPAPGPVLEALRRAHARGTTIAALCGGAFTLAQAGLLDGRRALTHWNLIDLLRERHPGVRVELDALFVEDGNIWTAAGTAAGIDLCLHLVRTVHGAEAAAAVARSMVTAPFRTGSQAQFIEHPAAPADPDADALAAVREYALGHLHEPLTVPRLAARAGMSPRSFARHFAAATGSTPVRWLLDQRIAAAQRLLERTGLAMPEVARRAGFGSEVTMRQHFAARLATSPRAYRASFAGAGGAVGSGGVGSGGAGGRGGA, from the coding sequence GTGACCCAGTCGACGACACGCGCCCATCGCATCGCGCTCCTCGCCTTTCCCGGCGTCCGGGCCTTCGACGTCAGCATCATCACCGAGGTGTGGGGTGTGGACCGTACCGACCGTGGCGTACCCGCCTTCGACCTGCGACGGGTCGCCGCCGACCCCGCCCCCGTGGCGATGCGCGGCGGACTCGCGGTCACCCCGGACCGGACGCTGGCCTGGCTGCCGCGGGCCGAGCTGATCGTGGTCCCGGGGCTCGATGATCATGTGACGCCCGCGCCCGGACCCGTGCTGGAGGCGCTACGGCGTGCCCATGCCCGGGGTACCACCATCGCGGCGCTGTGTGGCGGTGCCTTCACGCTGGCGCAGGCGGGGCTGCTCGACGGGCGTCGCGCGCTGACGCACTGGAATCTGATCGACCTGCTGCGGGAGCGGCATCCGGGGGTGCGGGTCGAGCTGGACGCGTTGTTCGTCGAGGACGGCAACATCTGGACGGCCGCGGGGACGGCCGCCGGGATCGACCTGTGCCTGCACCTCGTCCGTACCGTTCATGGCGCGGAGGCCGCCGCGGCGGTCGCCCGTTCGATGGTCACGGCGCCGTTCCGGACCGGCAGCCAGGCCCAGTTCATCGAGCATCCGGCCGCCCCCGCGGACCCGGACGCCGACGCGCTGGCCGCCGTACGCGAGTACGCGCTCGGGCATCTCCACGAGCCGCTGACCGTGCCCCGGCTCGCCGCCCGCGCCGGGATGTCGCCGCGTTCCTTCGCACGGCACTTCGCGGCGGCGACCGGGTCAACTCCGGTGCGCTGGTTGCTGGATCAGCGGATCGCGGCCGCGCAGAGGCTGCTGGAGCGGACCGGTCTTGCCATGCCCGAGGTCGCCCGGCGGGCGGGCTTCGGGAGCGAGGTCACCATGCGGCAGCACTTCGCGGCACGGCTCGCGACGAGCCCGCGCGCGTACCGTGCGTCGTTCGCCGGGGCGGGCGGCGCCGTGGGAAGCGGTGGCGTGGGCAGTGGTGGCGCGGGAGGCAGGGGCGGGGCGTAG
- a CDS encoding DUF397 domain-containing protein, which yields MGSNAIPTGTQWRKSSYSGDQGGECVECAPLGTVAWRKSTYSSDQGGECVEIASTPCATIAVRDSKVPDGPALALTPAAFTAFVAQL from the coding sequence ATGGGGAGCAACGCGATTCCGACCGGGACTCAGTGGCGTAAGTCCAGCTACAGCGGCGACCAGGGGGGCGAATGCGTCGAGTGCGCGCCGCTCGGCACCGTGGCCTGGCGCAAGTCGACGTACAGCAGCGACCAGGGTGGCGAGTGCGTCGAGATCGCCTCAACCCCCTGCGCCACCATCGCCGTTCGCGACTCCAAGGTCCCCGACGGTCCCGCCCTCGCCCTCACCCCGGCCGCCTTCACCGCCTTCGTCGCCCAGCTCTAG
- a CDS encoding PH domain-containing protein, translated as MGYERLPREYRMRPSRRNAFLGVMVVGTLAVVLPMVTADDLPAAFKYLFLLGWVLLFGWLFYATLRCSTSANIKALDVRGMIRHRRLAWEDIQDIRSEFSAAGAAQSGAASVLVHAYDRNGAKVLLPFVDDIHVNVERELTLLLEAWQELRGEDWAPDPAAAVRIDRRDARQAALMAGFAVAMIALIPLTVLMLLPLFVDLPEWLESILSPLTVMGLGLPLIFVLTALSTYRNRRPSG; from the coding sequence GTGGGATACGAACGACTGCCGCGCGAGTACCGGATGAGACCGTCCCGGAGGAACGCGTTCCTCGGGGTGATGGTCGTGGGCACACTGGCCGTGGTGCTGCCCATGGTGACCGCCGACGACTTACCCGCCGCGTTCAAGTACCTCTTCCTCCTGGGATGGGTGCTGCTCTTCGGGTGGCTCTTCTACGCGACCCTGCGCTGCTCCACCAGCGCGAACATCAAGGCGCTCGATGTGCGCGGCATGATCAGGCACCGGCGGTTGGCATGGGAGGACATCCAGGACATCAGGTCGGAGTTCAGCGCGGCGGGGGCGGCGCAGAGCGGTGCGGCCAGCGTGCTGGTGCACGCGTACGACCGGAACGGCGCCAAGGTGCTGCTGCCGTTCGTCGACGACATTCATGTGAACGTCGAGCGTGAACTCACGCTGCTGCTGGAGGCATGGCAGGAACTGCGCGGTGAGGACTGGGCGCCCGACCCGGCGGCCGCCGTTCGCATCGACCGGCGCGATGCCCGCCAGGCGGCCCTCATGGCGGGGTTCGCCGTCGCGATGATCGCGCTCATCCCGCTGACCGTACTGATGCTGCTCCCACTCTTCGTCGACCTGCCGGAGTGGCTGGAGTCGATCCTGTCACCGCTCACGGTCATGGGACTGGGACTGCCCTTGATCTTCGTACTGACAGCGCTCTCCACGTACCGCAACCGCCGCCCCAGCGGCTGA
- a CDS encoding cysteine hydrolase family protein — MEITENAALIVVDVQQGFDEMAASIPRNNPAADENIASLIAAWQDTGRPVVFVRHDSTKPDSPLRPGYPGNDFKEYVEQRRGLGRGPELFITKTVNSAFYGAPDLDAWLKASGITQIAIAGIQTNMCAETTARMGGNLGYDVLFAFDATYTFDQAGPFGWHLTADELSRATAVTLHGGDFARVVTTKEVVDAARS, encoded by the coding sequence ATGGAGATCACAGAGAACGCGGCGCTGATAGTGGTGGACGTGCAGCAGGGCTTCGACGAGATGGCTGCCTCGATCCCGCGCAACAACCCCGCCGCCGACGAGAACATCGCCTCCCTCATCGCGGCCTGGCAGGACACGGGCCGCCCGGTCGTCTTCGTACGACACGACTCGACCAAGCCGGACTCGCCCCTGCGGCCGGGGTACCCGGGCAACGACTTCAAGGAGTACGTCGAGCAGCGGCGCGGCCTTGGCAGGGGCCCGGAGCTGTTCATCACCAAGACCGTCAACTCGGCCTTCTACGGCGCCCCGGACCTGGACGCCTGGCTCAAGGCCTCCGGCATCACCCAGATCGCCATCGCCGGCATCCAGACCAACATGTGCGCGGAGACCACGGCCCGCATGGGCGGCAACCTCGGCTACGACGTCCTGTTCGCCTTCGACGCCACGTACACCTTCGACCAGGCGGGCCCGTTCGGCTGGCACCTGACGGCCGACGAACTGAGCCGCGCGACCGCCGTGACACTGCACGGAGGTGACTTCGCCCGGGTGGTGACGACGAAGGAGGTGGTGGACGCGGCGCGGTCCTAG
- a CDS encoding ATP-binding protein, protein MNELFPPPPVQYGMRFTVGEHSAGHVRRIVRAYLRHWGMPDLTDPVGLAVTELLANVLRHVPDRNCELLVLRQSYGVRVEVSDSSADLPTVSAPDGDSEGGRGLVLVEAMADEWGVEPTGGGKTVWFECAAAKEDERH, encoded by the coding sequence GTGAACGAACTCTTCCCTCCCCCACCCGTCCAGTACGGCATGCGCTTCACGGTCGGCGAGCACTCGGCGGGTCACGTACGGCGGATCGTCCGCGCCTACCTCCGCCACTGGGGCATGCCGGACCTGACCGACCCCGTCGGCCTGGCGGTCACCGAGCTGCTCGCCAACGTTCTGCGTCATGTCCCGGACCGCAACTGCGAGTTGCTGGTCCTGCGGCAGTCGTACGGCGTCCGCGTCGAGGTGTCGGACAGCTCGGCCGACCTCCCGACCGTCTCGGCCCCCGACGGTGACTCGGAGGGCGGCCGAGGCCTGGTCCTCGTCGAGGCGATGGCCGACGAGTGGGGTGTGGAGCCGACCGGAGGCGGCAAGACGGTGTGGTTCGAGTGCGCTGCGGCCAAGGAGGACGAAAGGCATTAG
- a CDS encoding cytochrome P450, protein MPCPALPDGFDFTDPDVVHHRIPLPEFAELRGTEPVHWIPQQPGVAGFQDDGYWAVTRHADVKYVSTHPELFSSFLNTAVIRFHEHMPRETIEMQRLIMLNMDPPEHTRVRQIVQRGFTPRAIRSLEAALRARAGSIVEHAIAGAGPDGAFDFVTQVASELPLQAIAELIGVPQDDRAKIFDWSNKMVAYDDPEYAITEEVGAESATELISYAMNLAADRKQCPAKDIVSTLVAAEDEGNLASDEFGFFVLLLAVAGNETTRNAITHGMHAFLTHPDQWDLYKRERPSTAAEEIVRWATPVISFQRTATQDTELGGQQIKKGDRVGIFYSSANNDPEIFDHPELFDITRDPNPHLGFGGGGPHFCLGKSLATLEIDLIFNAIADAMPNLRLVGDPRRLRSAWLNGVKELQVNPT, encoded by the coding sequence ATGCCCTGTCCAGCACTGCCCGACGGGTTCGATTTCACCGACCCCGATGTGGTGCACCACCGCATACCCCTCCCCGAGTTCGCCGAGTTGCGTGGAACGGAACCGGTCCACTGGATCCCCCAACAGCCAGGTGTCGCGGGCTTCCAGGACGACGGCTACTGGGCCGTGACGCGCCACGCGGACGTCAAGTACGTCTCCACGCACCCCGAGTTGTTCTCCTCGTTCCTCAACACCGCCGTCATCCGCTTCCACGAGCACATGCCGCGCGAGACGATCGAGATGCAGCGGCTGATCATGCTCAACATGGACCCGCCCGAGCACACCCGGGTCCGGCAGATCGTGCAGCGCGGCTTCACCCCGCGCGCGATCCGCTCCCTGGAGGCGGCCCTGCGCGCCCGCGCCGGTTCGATCGTCGAGCACGCGATCGCCGGCGCGGGTCCCGACGGCGCCTTCGACTTCGTCACCCAAGTGGCCAGCGAACTGCCCCTGCAGGCGATCGCGGAGCTCATCGGCGTCCCGCAGGACGACCGGGCCAAGATCTTCGACTGGTCCAACAAGATGGTGGCGTACGACGATCCGGAGTACGCGATCACCGAGGAGGTCGGCGCCGAGTCGGCCACCGAACTCATCTCGTACGCCATGAACCTGGCCGCCGACCGCAAGCAGTGCCCGGCCAAGGACATCGTCAGCACGCTGGTGGCGGCCGAGGACGAAGGCAACCTGGCCTCGGACGAATTCGGCTTCTTCGTACTGCTGTTGGCCGTCGCCGGCAACGAGACGACCCGCAACGCCATCACCCACGGCATGCACGCCTTCCTCACCCACCCCGACCAGTGGGACCTCTACAAACGCGAACGCCCGAGTACCGCCGCCGAGGAGATCGTCCGCTGGGCGACCCCGGTCATCTCCTTCCAGCGCACCGCGACCCAGGACACCGAACTGGGCGGGCAGCAGATCAAGAAGGGCGACCGCGTCGGCATCTTCTACTCCTCCGCCAACAACGACCCCGAGATCTTCGACCACCCGGAACTCTTCGACATCACCCGCGACCCCAACCCCCACCTCGGCTTCGGCGGCGGAGGCCCGCACTTCTGCCTCGGCAAGTCCCTCGCCACCCTCGAGATCGACCTGATCTTCAACGCCATCGCCGACGCCATGCCGAACCTCCGCCTGGTCGGCGACCCCCGCCGACTGCGCTCCGCCTGGCTCAACGGCGTCAAGGAACTCCAGGTCAACCCCACGTAA